The following DNA comes from Paenibacillus crassostreae.
TATCATTCATCATTTTATCTTTCCCTTATCTACTTATGGTGGTTTGTATTTCTCCTACTCAATATACCCCATGTTATATTCTGTCATGCACTTCAACTGCAAACACAAATAAACCCAGAGAAAACTCTCAGGGTTTATTTGTATTCACACTATATGAGTTAATGGATCGCTTTCTTCTTGAAGCGTCCGCCTTTGACATCGTGAATGTTACCAATGGCAACGAATGCATTACTATCCCAATCAGATACAATCGTTTTTAACTTAGCTTCTTCAAGCCGAGTAATAACAACGAAGATAACCTTTTTACTCTCTCCAGAGTATGAGCCTTCACCCTCTAGATAGGTTACTCCACGTCCAAGCCGTTGAGTTAATGCATCACCAATTTCTTTGTATTTCTCACTAATAATCCAGACTGACTTCGATTGATCTACACCTTCATTGGTTACGTCAATCAATTTGAAAGCAATGTAATAAGCAATAAGAGAATACATAGCATGGTCCCATCCAAAAACAAATCCAGCACTACTTAGGATGAACACATTAATAAACATAACAACTTCGCCAACCGAGAATGATGATTTCTTGCTCAAAAGAATAGCGACAATCTCTGTACCATCTGTTGACCCACCTGCACGAATTACAAGACCTACACCAACCCCTAGAATTACGCCACCGAATACGGAACCTAGTAATGGATCACTTGTAAACGCTTGTACAGGATGCAATAGATAGGTACCTATAGACATTACAATGATAGAGAATAACGTCGATAATGCAAAGGTCTTACCAATTTGTCTATAGCCAAGAAATAAAAATGGAAGATTAAAAAGTGTTAGAAATATTCCTAATGGTAATCCGGAAAAATGCGATGCCATAATAGACAACCCTGTAATACCGCCATCAATAATATCATTGGGTACTAAGAAAATTTCCAGAGCAACGGCGACAAGACTTGCTCCAATCACCATCATTAGAAATCTAAATAGCTGTTTCCCTATTGAAGGTTGTGTGCTTGGTGGTATATTCGTTATTGCAGGAACTACTTTTTTAACTCTCTTTATCCCCTTACTCATCCAATTCCCCCTATAATTATCCACATCCTTATGTTGTATGACTAATATTATATCACAGCATCCTACGCAATTTTAGAAAACAGCAGCTATTTTATTGAAAAATATATCTTATTGATATAAAATAATTAATCTTTCATCATTTTTAAATTCATAATAATGGTGACAAAATACGACAAAAGACTTCTCCACCTTTCTGCAGAAGAGGTCTAGACTTAAAAGTGCTAAGCTGCATTTCTGTACTGTTCTGCATATCTTCCTCGAAATCTTTCTCAATCCGTTGGATCGTTGCCAAGTCAAATAACACCGCAGTCAGTTCGAAATTACTGAAGAAACTTCGCATATCCATATTCGCTGTTCCTACAGAGGCTAGAATTTCATCAGCGATGATGATTTTCGCATGAATGAATCCTTTGCGGTATTGATAGAATTGAACCCCTACCTCTAACAATTCTTCCACATAAGACAGAGTTGCAAGATGGACCCATAGCGAATCTGGCTTCCAAGGGATAATAATTCTTACATCTACACCGCTAAGTGCTGCTGTTTTGAGGCCTTCATTAATACCTGGATCAGGGATGAAATAGGGAGATGTAATCCAGATCCTTTCTTTAGCTATTGCTATTGCAGTGAAGCACATCTCTTGCAAGGCATCACGTATTTGGTCTGGTCCACTACTCAGTATTTGAACTTGCTGATCCTCACGACATTGATGTTCTGGGAAGAATGAGAGGTCCATCAGGTGCTCATTTGAAGCTAACCTCCAATCATGAAGAAATATAGTCTGTAGGAAATACACCGCATCACCTTCTAGCTGCAAGTGAGTATCACGCCAGAACCCTACTTTTGGGTATAATCCCAAATAGTCATCACCTACATTAAGTCCCCCTGCGAACCCCTTTTTTCCATCAACAATTACAATTTTGCGATGATTACGGTAATTTATTCGGCGATCAACCATAGCTATAATAGGCGGAAGGAAGAAATGAAATTCAACACCAGTCTCTTTAAATCGCTGTATAAATGATCGTTTCAAGTGGTAACTCCCAATCCCATCACAAAGTACCCGTACCTTGATTCCCTCTTGTGACTTCCGAATCATCACATCTTGAAATTCAGTTCCAATCATATCTGGCCTAAAAATGTAGAATTCCACATTTATGTGATTCTCAGCAGATTCCATTGCCTCAAGCATCGCATGATAAGCTATTTGTCCATCCGTAAGGATCTGGCTTTTATTACTTCCTGTTATAGGACTGCCTGGAATTTGAGATATATAGTCAAATAACCGCTTGTTGTATATAAAATCACTATTCTTCATATCTTCAACACTCTCGACAATATTAGCCACCTGCCATAAATGATCGCGAATGTCCTGCACTTGACTTGCTTTTACTGAACGAGTCTTTTTATGTATATTATATTCCTTCGCTACAAAGTAATAGACTATAAATCCAACCAGAGGACAACAAAATAATATTAATATCCATGCGAGTGCTTTGGCAGGATTTCGATATTCAATAATCAGAACAATAGCAACCTGAACGATAAAAACAAATAATATAATAATCAACCACATTCGTTTGATATCCTCCTTTTCAACAAAGATTCACTGTACCGTACAGCATTAACCAACATTTTAGAGATTTATTCAAGACATTTTGGCATGTTTAGCTAAACCATAGAATAAATAGTATATAAACGAGCTATCCCATTTCTTCACCTTAGTGAATAGAAAGGAGCGGCTATGAAAAGCATAAAATTTAAACAGCCATTAACGTTACTAATTGTTCGTGATGCACAACATGCCGTTAAGCAAGTACAACTCTCAAAGCCTTTACTCATTCTTGTTCCCACTGTTGCTATCTTGTCCCTTTCGGGCCTTATTATTTCTATGCAGGTCCAATCTTCACAATTGATCACTCGAATGGAGCAACAATTGAACCATCAGAACGTGACCCATCATCAGATGGAGATTACAGTCATCAATCGAGAAGAAGCCATTTCCAGATTACAAAATGAAATTATTCAGTTATCTTCAGAAGCTCAAGATATGAAAGACAAAATGCAACGTGTCCATGAATTAGAACAAGAGTTGCAGCAATTTATTAAGAAGAACGATACGAGCATGCTGACTGATAGTGACAGTAGTTATATGACCACCCAAAGTAACTTAACTAACGATCTCCCTATGCATGTAGGCGGTGAGTTCATAGCTGTATCCACTAGCGACATTATCAATCTCTCCGAAGAGATCAAGGATGACTATGAAGATCTCCGTAAGTTACTCGATACCATGGAGAGCAATGTACCTCGTACAATTGAAAAAGCACAAGAGACTCAAAATATGTTAGCAGGAATTCCGAATATATGGCCTACTTCCTCCCATGTTATTTCCTCGAGTTTCGGTTATAGGAAAGATCCATTTACGGGAGTAGCCGCTTATCACGCAGGGATTGACATTTCAGGAGATACAGGGGATCCCATCTATGCCGCAGGCGCAGGAACAGTCCTTGAAGCTGATAAACAAGGTGCTCGCGGTCTCTATATAAAGATTCAGCACCCGGATGGGTTACAGACTTCATATATGCATTTAAGCGACATTAAAGTATCTGTAGGAGATCGAATATCTAAGGGTGAAGTGATAGGAGAACTTGGAAATACTGGGCGAAGCACCGGTGCTCATCTGCACTTTCAAGTTGAAAAGAAGAACAATGTCGTAAACCCATTGAACTACATTAAATAAACTTATCAGGAGGGTTATGCTCTCCAAAAACTAAGTTACGCTTTCGATGCTAGTTTATTCGAAGTATATAGCAAGAAGTAATGCTCATAAACTTAGTTTATGCTTACGAAGCGAGTCTTTTTCGATGCATAACTAGATGTAAATCAATAAAAAAGACTTGGTTTATGCTTACGATGCTAGTTTTTTCGAAGATTACTCGAGAAGTAACGCTCAAAAACTTTTAGGAGGTGCAGTATGACGCGATCAAGACGGAATAACAAACAGAACAAAACGATGGATACGCTTATTGGACAAGGCTCAGAGATGACTGGAAAGTTGCACTGTGAGTCTAACCTACGAATTGAAGGGAAGTTTAATGGTGAAATAGAGAGTCAAGGAGAGGTAGTTGTTGGTGAAAATGCAGTAGCTCGTTCTAACATTCAAGCTAAAGAAGTTATTATTGCAGGTAAGGTGTACGGAGATATTGCTGCGGCGGGACGGCTTACGATTACACCTACAGGTCATATGTTTGGTGATGTATCTGCTACCTCTCTTATTATTATGGAAGGTGGATCATTAAGTGGTACAAGTACCATGAACTCAACGACAGAATCTGAGACATCCAAAGATATCGATTCACGATTTTTACAATCAGAAGTTAGTTGATCATCTAATAAGAAAGAGCTGTACCTCCCTTTTTTATTAAAAGGATGGTACAGCCCTTTCTGCGAAAAAAAATACCCTTTTATGTCGAAACATCTCGTTTGTTAAATGCTACCCATGCTAGTAGCATGAACACAACGTAGTATACTCCTAGTATCACTATTGAGAAGAGAAATGTTGACCCTCCCGGTCCAATAGATGAATTAATATATCCGCTTAAATTCATATGTGTGAATATGACATAATCCATCCATTCGTACTTATCTGGATTTAGAATAGCCAAGAGGATATCTTTAGTGAACAAGATCAATAATGACATAGAGATCGCAAAAGTATTGGAACGAAATAAGGTCGATATCATAAATGCGATCGTAATGATTAGCAATAGTTCAATATAATTAGCACCGAATGTCATGAACGTGTAAGTCATATCACTCCAAGAACTAGAGTTAAGGCCTAAGTTCCCCTCGTAACCGAACCAAATATTAGAAGAGAGAAATGATATTCCAAAAAGTAATAGGGTGCTCAATAGACTAAATAATATAACTGAAATATATTTAGACAATAGAATTTTCGAGCGACTCCAAGGACGAATCAGAAGCAACTTAATCGTTCCTCCAGAAAATTCACTAGCAACCGAATCAGCTGCAATAACAACACTAAATATAATATTCAGAAAAAATGTAAAGGACATCGAAAGAACAGTAACTTCCCAGACATTACTTTGTTCCTGTCCACCTATCAGAGAAAACACAAACGGCATCAACGCACTAAAGATAACTATAATACTCAACATGATCCATGTACGAATGCGGTAATATATTTTCATATTTTCATTTAATACTAGTTGGTAGAAGCTAGCCAATTTGCTCACTTCCTGTCATCTCCAAGAATTGATCCTCGAGCGAACGAGAAACTTCTTGTATACTATATACTTTGATGCCTGCTTGAACGAATCGTGCATTAATATCAGCCGCTTCTTCACGAGATACCTTTAATATAAGCTGATTATTCTCTACTCGATCAATCTGAATGATACCCAGTAATTCTGCAGCAGTTTCAGTCTGATCAACCTCAAATGCTATTTCAGTTGCGGTTACGGCCACGCCTACATCATTCTTCAATTTACGAACATCAATTAATCGCCCATTCTGAATAATAGCCACGCTATCACACATGAGTTCCATCTCAGATAGTAAGTGGCTTGATACGAATACCGTCGTACCTTCAATTTTACAAAGGTTCCTAAGATAATCACGTAGTTCACGAATACCTTGAGGATCTAGTCCATTTGTAGGTTCGTCCAAAATAAGTAATTTCGGATTATGCAAAATCGCTTGAGCTACCCCTAATCTCTGTCTCATTCCAAGTGAGTACGTTTTAACCTTGTCATGGATTCTATTATCGAGTCCCACAAGAGAAATAACTTCTATGATTCGTTGTTTCGTAATACCAGGCATCATTCGAGCAAAATGTCGTAAATTCTGATAGCCACTCAAATATTTGTACATTTCAGGATTCTCAACAATAGCTCCAACATTCGCTATAGCTGCTTCAAAATTATCCTTAATACTATGCCCACTTATCTTAATATCTCCCCGGCTAATCGATATTAAGCCCACCATCATTCGAATTGTCGTGGTCTTCCCCGCTCCATTCGGTCCAAGAAATCCAAATACTTGTCCCGGTTCAATTTCTAGGTTGAGGTTGTCTATGATTGCCTTTGAGGAAATCATCTTAGAGACGTCCTCGAACCGAACAACCGGTTCCTGTTCCATATTATTCACCCCTTTAAAGATAACTAGCACATAGACCATGGATTAGTCTCTATGTAGTTTAGCACATTATTCGCTCAATTATCTATAATTTGGAAATCACTACTTGGTTTACAGCCGATAACTTCACATTCAGAGCAATATCCCATGGAGATCTCATACTGATAAAATCCTGTTTTAAAAATGACAGTTGCCTTATCTACCGAAACAAGCTGCTCACAAAACACACAGAAAAACTGAAATCCTTCCATCATCAAAAAAACCTACCCCTCAAAGGATTCATCCCTGTAATTCGACAAAATCTACTGATCATGCCTTATAAGATACAATATGTATCATTAACAGTAATTTACTTGACATCCAGTATATTGTCAAGGATTTCCTTTGAATATTGAAGTTGGTTAATGTAATTTAGCCCACAATTTTCGACTGCCTTCATCCAATTTTTCAATATCAGAAATAATAAATCTGCGACCATCGGTACTCGTCAGTAACCAACTTATTGGGCTCATTGGATGTAAATTTTCAACCATTTCATTCATTCGAAAGCTAATTCTACCATAATTAGTGTTAATCTCCCATAACCATTCTTTACTATCTCGCTTTAAAGAAATAATATTCACGATAGTAGGAACCACATAATACCGCTGAAGTTCTTGCTCTGCCTCATTCCTACTCTTCTCTTCTAATCCTGAAAGATCTTCTATTATTGTAATTTCCACATCAGCTTCTGAGCGAACTGAAATATATTGACTAGGCATGGTCAATGGAAATATTCGAATCAATTTTACACCGCTATAATGCTTTCCGTCTTTATTCATTTCAAGTGTCCCAACAGCGTTCCTCATCAGCTCTATCAAATATTCCACTTCCTCCTTACTTCACTGATTCTCTACTGTCTGTAGATGCTCTTCAATTAATTGATGGACTCGTTCTTTCTCTGAAGATTCAATAACGTAATAATATATCCCATTTATCTTCTTGCCTTGGCCGTTTAACTCAAACGTTTCAATCTGATTCAGACCGGAGCGATAATCTGTTAGAAACTTTTTCATCTCATCGAAGGTTATATCTGTTTTTACATTGTTCCCAACTTCATCAATCATGGATTTGACATGTACGATATTCGTAACCTTAAGAGCATTCTTTATTATTTGCTTCAGGATCTCACGTTGTCTGGTGTTACGTCCGAAATCACCACGCGGATCATCATAGCGCATACGCGAATAAGCAAGTGCTTCATCACCACTTAATTCTAAATGCCCTTCTGCGAATTCATAACCTAAATACTGAAAAGAAAATGAATTCTCAACTTCTACTCCGCCCAGTAAATCTATAATTTGGCTAAAACCCTCCATGTTAACCTTAATGTAATAATGAATTGGCATGTCAAGGAAATTCTCCACAGTCTGAATAGTCATATTCACTCCACCAAAAGCGTAGGCGTGATTGATTTTATCTGTCGTACCATACCCTATAATTTCAGTTCGTGTATCTCTTGGAATATTGAACATAAGAATGGATTCTTTGGATGGGTTCACACTTAGAACTATCAACGTATCAGAGCGACCGACATCGTTCTCTCGCTGATCTACCCCCATAACTAGTACCGTGAAAGATTCCTGCTTATCCATTCTTACCGTCCTACTGCCCTGAGTATCCGTACTTATTGTGTTAGTAGTTGTCTGTATCGATTCACTGGGTTCACTAGGCTCTCTGGGTTCATAGATCGCATTAACAGTCGATTTCACAGATACATATAAATAGATTCCATATCCAACTATAATGAAAATAAATAATGATAACGCTATCAAAACTATTTTTACCCATCGTTTCATGAAGTTTTCCCCTTTATACTTCATTTAGATAAAGTTTAATGGAGGACAGATGTTTCACGTATATCGTCAACGATCGTACTTAAGTTTGGTCGGCCAACCGAGTAATACCTAAAGGGTGAACTCGCGATTTCCTCTGAACCATATACATTTCGACCATCAATCATGATAGATTGCTTCATGACAGACGCAAGTTCTACAAGTTCAATGACTGCGAACTCTGACCATTCTGTTAATAAGCAGATAGCGTCACAATCCTTAGCCGCTTCTAAAGCGCTCTTCGACCATTCGATCTCTGGTGCATCAAATATATTTCTAAAGTTATCAACAGCGATCGGATCATAGGCTTGAACATATGCACCCTTCTTGATTAGAGTACTGATAATATCAATCGCGGGTGCATCTCGAACATCATCTGTATTAGGCTTAAAAGCTAATCCCCAAACCCCTATTCTCTGACCATTCAATGTCCCAAGTGCATCCTCTAGCTTATGGATGACATTAAATCGTTGATCCTTATTCACTTCAACAACTGACTTTAGTAGTTTAAACTCATAATCTACATTCCCAGCGATTTGAATAAGTGCTTCTGTGTCTTTTGGGAAACAGGAGCCCCCATAACCAATTCCAGCTTGGAGAAAAGAAGGTCCGATACGCTTGTCATATCCCATACCTTCCGCCACCTTCGTTACATCAGCTCCAACCTTTTCACATATGTTTGCAATCTCATTAATAAATGAGATTTTAGTAGCCAGGAATGCATTGGAAGCATATTTGATCATTTCGCTTGAGCGAATATCCGTGATCACGATATGATCCGTTAAAGATTTATGAAGATTCACCAAAGTTTCTATCACCTTCGGATTATCAACTCCGATGACAACACGATCAGGGAATAATGTATCCTTGATCGCCGTGCCTTCTCGAAGAAATTCTGGTATAGACACGATATCGAATGGATGATCTGTTAATTCACTAATCCATTCCTTTACCTTATAGTTCGTTCCGACAGGAACCGTACTCTTTGTCACCACTATTTTATATTCATCCATCACAGATCCAATCTCTTTAGCAACCTGCTCAATATAGCTCAGATTAGCTTCTCCATTCGGCAATGAGGGAGTTCCAACAGCAATGATGATCATTTCTGAATTCCTTACAGCTTCCCCAATATCAGTTGTAAATGATAGTTTACCCGCTGCGACATTATGTTGCGCTAATTCTTGAAGACCAGGTTCGTAGATAGGAATTTCTCCATTCCGTAGTAACTCCACTTTACTGGAATCATTATCTACACATACCACATGATTCCCAATTTCCGAAAAGCAAACACCTGATACTAATCCAACATATCCTGTACCTATCACTGCTATTCTCATAAACTCACTCCTCTATTATTTCTTATGTATCTATAATGCAATCCTTAGAATGCATCTTTGGCTCTTAATAACATTCTTACCGTTCTGAGAATAATTCGAAGATCATACCAAATACTTCTCCGCTCTATATATTGAATGTCCAGTTCCACCATTTCTTCAAATCCAACACTATTTCTACCACTTACTTGCCAAAGACCTGTACAACCGGGTGTTACACGAAGCCTTTGTTTGTCATATGAGGTATAGTTCTCAACCTCTCTAACTAAAGGTGGTCTAGGACCTACCATGCTCATATCTCCACGAAGAACATTCCATAGTTGAGGTAATTCATCTATACTTGTTCTGCGAATGACTTTTCCGATTTTTGTAATACGAGGATCGTTCTTCATCTTAAACATGGCTCCACTGACTTCATTTTGATCGAGTAACTCATCAAGTAAGTCTTCTGCATTTGAGACCATCGAGCGGAATTTGAACATATGAAATCTTCTCTCATTTTTACCTACACGAATTTGATGAAAGAAAACAGGCCCTTTGGGATCTTCTATTTTAATAAGTAACGCTATAAATACAAATAAAGGGGACATAAAGAGGAGACCCACTAGAGCACCCATTATATCCATCATTCTCTTCATGAATATATATGATTTATCAGAATGGGAACGTTTAGGTACTACATGTGGGTAAGATAAGTGTTTCTCAAGGAGCAACTCAACTTCATTCCTTTGAGATGTTGGAATCATTTATATCCGCCCCCTACCCATCAACGATTGTTGTGTTGTTTGTTTCTCCATTAATTCTTCGAGAGCAGCTAACATTGGGAGTCTTAATTCACTATTCTGAAGGGCGAAATCCAAGGTTGTTAAAATAAACCCTAGCTTCTCCCCTACATCGTAACGGATACCTTCGAAATCATAAGCGTATACTCCTTGATGTTCATTCAGTAATTGGATGGCATCAGTCAACTGAATTTCTCCACCAGCACCAATTCTTTGTTCATCTAAATATTGAAATATTTCCGGTGATAATACATACCTACCCATAATCGCAAGATTAGAAGGGGCCGACCCTTGTGCTGGTTTTTCAACAAATCGATGAACTGAATTTAATCTACCTTGTGGGTTCAGAGGGTCTATAATGCCATAACGATGAGTATGCTGAGGTAAAACGGTCTGTACACCTACAATAGAGCGTCCCATGATCTCGTATTGCTCAATTAACTGCCTTGTGCAAGGTACTTCTGATACAACAATATCATCACCAAGTAGTACAGCAAACGGTTCATCTCCGATAAAGTTTCTAGCACACCATACCGCATGACCTAGCCCTTTAGCTTCTTTCTGTCTAATATAATGAATATCTACATTTGAAGATTTACGAACTTCTTCTAGTAATTCTAGCTTTCCTTGCCCAATGAGTGTTTGTTCTAGTTCGAATGCATTATCGAAGTGATCTTCGATCGCCCTCTTCCCCTTGCCGGTTACAATAATAATGTCCTCAATACCAGAAGCGATTGCCTCTTCAACGATGTATTGAATCGTAGGTTTATCAACGATGGGTAGCATTTCCTTCGGCATCGCCTTAGTGGCAGGTAAGAACCGGGTACCTAAACCAGCTGCTGGAATAATTGCTTTTCTTACTTTTCTCATCATTTTTCACCCTATCCTTCTATCTTTTTTTAAAAGCTCAGCGCCATAACAACGAGCTACGTTTTACCTTTTCATCTTCTTTAGTAACTATTGGCAGATTCTCTACTACAAGTTGTGCATTCAATTTCAAATCATTCACAAGTGCATTCCCGAATATTTTACCGATGGTAGCGTAAGATTCCTTCAATGCAAAGTTCCTTCGTATGACATGATGGGCATCAGATGAAATGAAATGTAAATAATTCTTCTTACATAAATGGAAACACCACTTCTGAACTTTTCTTCCGAAAAGTCCTGTAATTGAGTGAGCAGTAATTTGAAATAGAACACCTTGCTTGATTAATTGATCAACCAATCTGGGGGAATGCACGATTTCGGCATTTCGTTCAGGATGGGCAATAATCGGTGTGATATGATTTATCTTCAATTCGTGGAGTACATCGTTGAAATAGACTGGTACGCGCTTGAAGGGAAGTTCTAGTAACATATACCTACTATTCGCAAGTGTGCAAAGTTTACCTTGATACAATTCATGAATAATTAAAGGATGAACGTGAACTTCTTGCCCATACTTTATCTGTAGCGATATCTGACGCTGTGATAGTTCCAAATTTAACTGATCGACGGCTTTTTTAACGACTTCTGAAGGTGTAGTATACCTTCCATTCAGATGATGTGGAGTAGCAATAATAGTTGATATTCCAGATGACACTGCCATTTCTGAAAGTTCAATCGACTGTTGCAGTGTTGGGGGTCCATCATCAACGCCAGGTAGGATATGGCAGTGGATATCAATCATTTATCATCATCCTCAATATTATGATCACCTAAGTTCATTAAGATTTGTATTAATATTAATGAATATCTAGAACTAATGACACTTTGTAATGATTTATAGTAGAATAAATGAAAGTGTATTCACTATAGTCATTTACGAAATTAAAAAAATACATTAATATATTTATGCTTATGGATTGTTTGTTTATGTTTAGAGGTTAAGAAATAATCTAAATGGATCAACATTTTTTTCAAAAGAGACTTATTATACAATTGGTTTTCTTTAGCGTTATGAAAATCAACCCGATATTGAAATCTATGCTCATATATTCCTTTGGCTATAAGATTGCCTGTAAGGATAACCTTAGAAGTATTGTTTTCAATTTCAAATCCATATACTACATAGGAGAACATGGGCAGATCTAGATCACTTAAGAAGCCAATGGTATTATCGCCTAATTCCATTAAGAATATGGGACGACGCTTGCTGTTCACCTTTACGCCTCTAACCTCTCTAATATAGAGATGTGCGTTTAAAGTGAGATTAGCCCAATCATGAATGTTGGGTTTCATAGTTTCATTCCTTTTCAAAAAAAGTGGTTAATGTTTAGAAATAAACTATGCGGGTAATATATTACTGATACATTTAGTATCTACACACCTACTCGATGATACTTTAAGTATCTACTTTACTTAATTTACGATACAGAACGTATCATGTCAAGACTTAAATTTTATATCACTCACTTACTTAATAAATTACTAGTAGAATTCATAGACATAGGATTTTAACAGGAGGCTAATTCATGAATCATGAGAATCGTATTGCTCAATTAAGAGAGGCTCAAGGCTGGACACAGGAAGAGCTCTCGCGATCCATCGGTATAACAAGAGCTTCTCTCTCTCATTACGAGAAGAATCGAAGAAAGCCAGATTTTGAGATACTAACTAAACTCGCTGACGCATTCAATGTATCCATCGATTACCTTATCGGTAGAACAAATCAGTCAGACTTATCTATGGATGAAGGTGTTCGTGACTTTGTAGACAATCTAGAACTATCAGATAACAAACTGTTGGATAAATTCAATCTAACGATTGATGGACGTAGTCTTTCGGAGGATGAAGCTAAACGGTTTATTGCTTTTGTTCGTATGGAACGAACGCTGAAGTAGACTCCTGCATATAAATAGAAACGCCTTGGCCCAAAAACTTTTGAGGCAAAGGCGTTTCTATGTTAACAGTTCATGTGACCTGATGAAACATACTTACTTTTGTTCTACTCTTATGTATTCTTTCCACTTATCGGTTTGAATGCTGCATTGTTCCATAATTTTAATAATATCCAAATCCACTTTCTCCGGTATCCCTAGATTTAACCGGGCCTCATTT
Coding sequences within:
- the galU gene encoding UTP--glucose-1-phosphate uridylyltransferase GalU, yielding MRKVRKAIIPAAGLGTRFLPATKAMPKEMLPIVDKPTIQYIVEEAIASGIEDIIIVTGKGKRAIEDHFDNAFELEQTLIGQGKLELLEEVRKSSNVDIHYIRQKEAKGLGHAVWCARNFIGDEPFAVLLGDDIVVSEVPCTRQLIEQYEIMGRSIVGVQTVLPQHTHRYGIIDPLNPQGRLNSVHRFVEKPAQGSAPSNLAIMGRYVLSPEIFQYLDEQRIGAGGEIQLTDAIQLLNEHQGVYAYDFEGIRYDVGEKLGFILTTLDFALQNSELRLPMLAALEELMEKQTTQQSLMGRGRI
- a CDS encoding tyrosine-protein phosphatase, with the translated sequence MIDIHCHILPGVDDGPPTLQQSIELSEMAVSSGISTIIATPHHLNGRYTTPSEVVKKAVDQLNLELSQRQISLQIKYGQEVHVHPLIIHELYQGKLCTLANSRYMLLELPFKRVPVYFNDVLHELKINHITPIIAHPERNAEIVHSPRLVDQLIKQGVLFQITAHSITGLFGRKVQKWCFHLCKKNYLHFISSDAHHVIRRNFALKESYATIGKIFGNALVNDLKLNAQLVVENLPIVTKEDEKVKRSSLLWR
- a CDS encoding sugar transferase; this translates as MIPTSQRNEVELLLEKHLSYPHVVPKRSHSDKSYIFMKRMMDIMGALVGLLFMSPLFVFIALLIKIEDPKGPVFFHQIRVGKNERRFHMFKFRSMVSNAEDLLDELLDQNEVSGAMFKMKNDPRITKIGKVIRRTSIDELPQLWNVLRGDMSMVGPRPPLVREVENYTSYDKQRLRVTPGCTGLWQVSGRNSVGFEEMVELDIQYIERRSIWYDLRIILRTVRMLLRAKDAF
- a CDS encoding UDP-glucose dehydrogenase family protein, coding for MRIAVIGTGYVGLVSGVCFSEIGNHVVCVDNDSSKVELLRNGEIPIYEPGLQELAQHNVAAGKLSFTTDIGEAVRNSEMIIIAVGTPSLPNGEANLSYIEQVAKEIGSVMDEYKIVVTKSTVPVGTNYKVKEWISELTDHPFDIVSIPEFLREGTAIKDTLFPDRVVIGVDNPKVIETLVNLHKSLTDHIVITDIRSSEMIKYASNAFLATKISFINEIANICEKVGADVTKVAEGMGYDKRIGPSFLQAGIGYGGSCFPKDTEALIQIAGNVDYEFKLLKSVVEVNKDQRFNVIHKLEDALGTLNGQRIGVWGLAFKPNTDDVRDAPAIDIISTLIKKGAYVQAYDPIAVDNFRNIFDAPEIEWSKSALEAAKDCDAICLLTEWSEFAVIELVELASVMKQSIMIDGRNVYGSEEIASSPFRYYSVGRPNLSTIVDDIRETSVLH
- a CDS encoding helix-turn-helix domain-containing protein, whose amino-acid sequence is MNHENRIAQLREAQGWTQEELSRSIGITRASLSHYEKNRRKPDFEILTKLADAFNVSIDYLIGRTNQSDLSMDEGVRDFVDNLELSDNKLLDKFNLTIDGRSLSEDEAKRFIAFVRMERTLK